A part of Trachemys scripta elegans isolate TJP31775 chromosome 23, CAS_Tse_1.0, whole genome shotgun sequence genomic DNA contains:
- the DHX58 gene encoding probable ATP-dependent RNA helicase DHX58 isoform X2: MELRDYQWEVIVPALEGENIIIWLPTGAGKTRAAAYVCKRHLETRERAKVAVLVNRVHLVDQHYTQEFQALQDRFRVTPISSDSDQKFFFAKEVKLSDVVICTAKILQNALTSQDEDMHVELTDFSLLVIDECHHTHKDCVYNQIMEDYLERKLTGQRKLPQILGLTASPGTGGATSIQGAKQHILQICANLDTAKIMSSQKHRVHLRAQVPQPRKQYDVSHERPQDPLGQKLKETMAHIHQYLDVGSLPQDFGTQSYEQRIVELGKEGAQSFCRKKRTCALHLRKYNDALLINDTVRMIDAFNALDEFYQLEKVTKVLQDPTERFLVSTFEEIKAALLALTSDPRYENPKLSKLEEILQEQFRTLDRSRGIIFTKTRQSAHALHKWIQENAKLARLDIKAAVLTGAGYSNQTKHMTPNEQQDVIKLFRKGDLNLLFSTSVAEEGLDIPECNIVVRYGLMTNEIAMVQARGRARAENSLYSVLAKANSKEVSRERLNETLEELTQRVIEEVQAMPEKKYRDTITALQRSAIISRKVKKAEGNQKRQLHDPDAVRLHCINCNMAVCHGSDLRTVEKMHHVNVNPDFKIYYNATSNNVGIPRNFKDWKPGGSISCANCGQAWGMEMIYRSVTLPILSIKNFVVATPDGNKHLKQWSRVTFTIEEFDYVEYCSRNLGM; this comes from the exons ATGGAGCTGCGTGACTACCAGTGGGAGGTGATCGTGCCCGCCCTGGAGGGCGAGAACATCATCATTTGGCTGCCCACGGGGGCAGGGAAGACCCGGGCAGCGGCCTACGTGTGCAAGAGGCACCTGGAGACCCGGGAGCGGGCCAAGGTGGCCGTGCTGGTGAACAGG GTGCACCTGGTGGACCAGCACTACACGCAGGAATTCCAGGCCCTGCAGGATCGCTTCCGGGTCACGCCCATCAGCAGCGACAGCGACCAGAAATTCTTCTTCGCCAAGGAGGTGAAGCTGAGCGACGTGGTGATCTGCACGGCGAAGATCCTGCAGAACGCCCTGACCAGCCAGGACGAGGACATGCACGTGGAGCTGACCG ATTTCTCCCTGCTGGTGATTGACGAATGCCACCACACCCACAAGGACTGCGTCTACAACCAGATCATGGAGGATTACCTGGAGCGCAAGCTAACAGGCCAGCGGAAGCTGCCGCAGATCCTGGGCCTCACCGCCTCACCCGGCACCGGGGGGGCCACCAGCATCCAGGGGGCCAAGCAGCACATCCTGCAG ATCTGCGCCAACCTGGACACCGCCAAAATCATGTCGTCTCAGAAGCACCGTGTCCACCTGCGGGCTCAAGTCCCTCAGCCCAGGAAGCAGTACGACGTGTCCCACGAGAGGCCGCAG GATCCCTTGGGCCAGAAGCTGAAGGAGACCATGGCCCACATCCACCAGTACCTGGACGTTGGCAGCCTGCCGCAGGACTTCGGCACCCAGAGCTACGAGCAGCGCATTGTCGAGCTGGGGAAGGAAG GAGCCCAGTCGTTCTGCCGTAAGAAGCGCACGTGCGCCCTGCACCTGCGGAAGTACAACGACGCGCTGCTGATCAATGACACGGTGCGCATGATCGATGCCTTCAACGCCCTGGACGAGTTCTACCAGCTGGAAAAGGTCACCAAGGTTCTGCAGGACCCCACGGAGCGCTTCCTCGTCAGCACCTTCGAGG AGATCAAGGCAGCCCTGCTGGCTCTGACCAGCGACCCGCGCTACGAGAACCCCAAGCTGAGCAAGCTGGAGGAGATCCTCCAGGAGCAGTTCCGGACCCTGGACCGCTCCCGCGGCATCATCTTCACCAAGACCCGCCAGAGCGCCCACGCCCTGCACAAGTGGATCCAGGAGAACGCGAAGCTGGCAAGGCTGGACATTAAGGCAGCTGTCCTGACCGGAGCCGGCTACAGCAACCAGACCAAGCACATGACCCCG aACGAGCAGCAAGACGTGATCAAGTTGTTCCGCAAGGGAGACCTCAACCTGCTCTTCTCCACCAGCGTGGCCGAAGAGGGCCTGGACATCCCAGAATGCAACATCGTGGTTCGCTATGGGCTGATGACCAACGAGATCGCCATGGTGCAG GCCAGGGGCCGCGCTCGCGCCGAGAACAGTCTGTACTCCGTCCTCGCCAAGGCCAACAGCAAGGAGGTGTCGCGGGAGCGGCTGAACGAGACCTTGGAGGAGCTCACGCAAAGAGTCATCGAAGAGGTGCAGGCCATGCCGGAGAAGAAGTACCGGGACACG atcaCAGCCCTGCAGCGAAGCGCCATCATTAGCCGGAAGGTGAAGAAGGCTGAAGGCAACCAGAAGCGGCAGCTGCACGACCCGGACGCCGTCCGCCTCCACTGCATAAACTGCAACATGGCCGTGTGCCACGGCAGCGACCTGCGCACCGTGGAGAAGATGCACCATGTCAACGTCAACCCAGACTTCAA GATTTACTACAATGCCACGTCCAACAACGTGGGGATTCCCCGTAACTTCAAGGACTGgaagccagggggcagcatcagCTGTGCGAATTGCGGCCAG GCCTGGGGCATGGAGATGATCTACCGCAGCGTGACGCTGCCCATCCTCTCCATCAAAAACTTCGTGGTGGCGACGCCGGACGGGAACAAACATCTCAAACAATGGAGCCGGGTGACTTTCACCATCGAGGAGTTTGACTACGTGGAGTACTGCAGCAGGAACTTGGGCATGTAA
- the DHX58 gene encoding probable ATP-dependent RNA helicase DHX58 isoform X1: MTAWLRDPRGGLQPAQRPTTDSLWCSRALRWARVSGRGSRPCASCRCPVPARMELRDYQWEVIVPALEGENIIIWLPTGAGKTRAAAYVCKRHLETRERAKVAVLVNRVHLVDQHYTQEFQALQDRFRVTPISSDSDQKFFFAKEVKLSDVVICTAKILQNALTSQDEDMHVELTDFSLLVIDECHHTHKDCVYNQIMEDYLERKLTGQRKLPQILGLTASPGTGGATSIQGAKQHILQICANLDTAKIMSSQKHRVHLRAQVPQPRKQYDVSHERPQDPLGQKLKETMAHIHQYLDVGSLPQDFGTQSYEQRIVELGKEGAQSFCRKKRTCALHLRKYNDALLINDTVRMIDAFNALDEFYQLEKVTKVLQDPTERFLVSTFEEIKAALLALTSDPRYENPKLSKLEEILQEQFRTLDRSRGIIFTKTRQSAHALHKWIQENAKLARLDIKAAVLTGAGYSNQTKHMTPNEQQDVIKLFRKGDLNLLFSTSVAEEGLDIPECNIVVRYGLMTNEIAMVQARGRARAENSLYSVLAKANSKEVSRERLNETLEELTQRVIEEVQAMPEKKYRDTITALQRSAIISRKVKKAEGNQKRQLHDPDAVRLHCINCNMAVCHGSDLRTVEKMHHVNVNPDFKIYYNATSNNVGIPRNFKDWKPGGSISCANCGQAWGMEMIYRSVTLPILSIKNFVVATPDGNKHLKQWSRVTFTIEEFDYVEYCSRNLGM, encoded by the exons GCCCTGTGCTTCCTGCAGGTGCCCAGTGCCCGCCCGCATGGAGCTGCGTGACTACCAGTGGGAGGTGATCGTGCCCGCCCTGGAGGGCGAGAACATCATCATTTGGCTGCCCACGGGGGCAGGGAAGACCCGGGCAGCGGCCTACGTGTGCAAGAGGCACCTGGAGACCCGGGAGCGGGCCAAGGTGGCCGTGCTGGTGAACAGG GTGCACCTGGTGGACCAGCACTACACGCAGGAATTCCAGGCCCTGCAGGATCGCTTCCGGGTCACGCCCATCAGCAGCGACAGCGACCAGAAATTCTTCTTCGCCAAGGAGGTGAAGCTGAGCGACGTGGTGATCTGCACGGCGAAGATCCTGCAGAACGCCCTGACCAGCCAGGACGAGGACATGCACGTGGAGCTGACCG ATTTCTCCCTGCTGGTGATTGACGAATGCCACCACACCCACAAGGACTGCGTCTACAACCAGATCATGGAGGATTACCTGGAGCGCAAGCTAACAGGCCAGCGGAAGCTGCCGCAGATCCTGGGCCTCACCGCCTCACCCGGCACCGGGGGGGCCACCAGCATCCAGGGGGCCAAGCAGCACATCCTGCAG ATCTGCGCCAACCTGGACACCGCCAAAATCATGTCGTCTCAGAAGCACCGTGTCCACCTGCGGGCTCAAGTCCCTCAGCCCAGGAAGCAGTACGACGTGTCCCACGAGAGGCCGCAG GATCCCTTGGGCCAGAAGCTGAAGGAGACCATGGCCCACATCCACCAGTACCTGGACGTTGGCAGCCTGCCGCAGGACTTCGGCACCCAGAGCTACGAGCAGCGCATTGTCGAGCTGGGGAAGGAAG GAGCCCAGTCGTTCTGCCGTAAGAAGCGCACGTGCGCCCTGCACCTGCGGAAGTACAACGACGCGCTGCTGATCAATGACACGGTGCGCATGATCGATGCCTTCAACGCCCTGGACGAGTTCTACCAGCTGGAAAAGGTCACCAAGGTTCTGCAGGACCCCACGGAGCGCTTCCTCGTCAGCACCTTCGAGG AGATCAAGGCAGCCCTGCTGGCTCTGACCAGCGACCCGCGCTACGAGAACCCCAAGCTGAGCAAGCTGGAGGAGATCCTCCAGGAGCAGTTCCGGACCCTGGACCGCTCCCGCGGCATCATCTTCACCAAGACCCGCCAGAGCGCCCACGCCCTGCACAAGTGGATCCAGGAGAACGCGAAGCTGGCAAGGCTGGACATTAAGGCAGCTGTCCTGACCGGAGCCGGCTACAGCAACCAGACCAAGCACATGACCCCG aACGAGCAGCAAGACGTGATCAAGTTGTTCCGCAAGGGAGACCTCAACCTGCTCTTCTCCACCAGCGTGGCCGAAGAGGGCCTGGACATCCCAGAATGCAACATCGTGGTTCGCTATGGGCTGATGACCAACGAGATCGCCATGGTGCAG GCCAGGGGCCGCGCTCGCGCCGAGAACAGTCTGTACTCCGTCCTCGCCAAGGCCAACAGCAAGGAGGTGTCGCGGGAGCGGCTGAACGAGACCTTGGAGGAGCTCACGCAAAGAGTCATCGAAGAGGTGCAGGCCATGCCGGAGAAGAAGTACCGGGACACG atcaCAGCCCTGCAGCGAAGCGCCATCATTAGCCGGAAGGTGAAGAAGGCTGAAGGCAACCAGAAGCGGCAGCTGCACGACCCGGACGCCGTCCGCCTCCACTGCATAAACTGCAACATGGCCGTGTGCCACGGCAGCGACCTGCGCACCGTGGAGAAGATGCACCATGTCAACGTCAACCCAGACTTCAA GATTTACTACAATGCCACGTCCAACAACGTGGGGATTCCCCGTAACTTCAAGGACTGgaagccagggggcagcatcagCTGTGCGAATTGCGGCCAG GCCTGGGGCATGGAGATGATCTACCGCAGCGTGACGCTGCCCATCCTCTCCATCAAAAACTTCGTGGTGGCGACGCCGGACGGGAACAAACATCTCAAACAATGGAGCCGGGTGACTTTCACCATCGAGGAGTTTGACTACGTGGAGTACTGCAGCAGGAACTTGGGCATGTAA
- the DHX58 gene encoding probable ATP-dependent RNA helicase DHX58 isoform X3 gives MLIPALPPSHRPCASCRCPVPARMELRDYQWEVIVPALEGENIIIWLPTGAGKTRAAAYVCKRHLETRERAKVAVLVNRVHLVDQHYTQEFQALQDRFRVTPISSDSDQKFFFAKEVKLSDVVICTAKILQNALTSQDEDMHVELTDFSLLVIDECHHTHKDCVYNQIMEDYLERKLTGQRKLPQILGLTASPGTGGATSIQGAKQHILQICANLDTAKIMSSQKHRVHLRAQVPQPRKQYDVSHERPQDPLGQKLKETMAHIHQYLDVGSLPQDFGTQSYEQRIVELGKEGAQSFCRKKRTCALHLRKYNDALLINDTVRMIDAFNALDEFYQLEKVTKVLQDPTERFLVSTFEEIKAALLALTSDPRYENPKLSKLEEILQEQFRTLDRSRGIIFTKTRQSAHALHKWIQENAKLARLDIKAAVLTGAGYSNQTKHMTPNEQQDVIKLFRKGDLNLLFSTSVAEEGLDIPECNIVVRYGLMTNEIAMVQARGRARAENSLYSVLAKANSKEVSRERLNETLEELTQRVIEEVQAMPEKKYRDTITALQRSAIISRKVKKAEGNQKRQLHDPDAVRLHCINCNMAVCHGSDLRTVEKMHHVNVNPDFKIYYNATSNNVGIPRNFKDWKPGGSISCANCGQAWGMEMIYRSVTLPILSIKNFVVATPDGNKHLKQWSRVTFTIEEFDYVEYCSRNLGM, from the exons ATGCTGATACCAGCTTTGCCCCCTTCACATAGGCCCTGTGCTTCCTGCAGGTGCCCAGTGCCCGCCCGCATGGAGCTGCGTGACTACCAGTGGGAGGTGATCGTGCCCGCCCTGGAGGGCGAGAACATCATCATTTGGCTGCCCACGGGGGCAGGGAAGACCCGGGCAGCGGCCTACGTGTGCAAGAGGCACCTGGAGACCCGGGAGCGGGCCAAGGTGGCCGTGCTGGTGAACAGG GTGCACCTGGTGGACCAGCACTACACGCAGGAATTCCAGGCCCTGCAGGATCGCTTCCGGGTCACGCCCATCAGCAGCGACAGCGACCAGAAATTCTTCTTCGCCAAGGAGGTGAAGCTGAGCGACGTGGTGATCTGCACGGCGAAGATCCTGCAGAACGCCCTGACCAGCCAGGACGAGGACATGCACGTGGAGCTGACCG ATTTCTCCCTGCTGGTGATTGACGAATGCCACCACACCCACAAGGACTGCGTCTACAACCAGATCATGGAGGATTACCTGGAGCGCAAGCTAACAGGCCAGCGGAAGCTGCCGCAGATCCTGGGCCTCACCGCCTCACCCGGCACCGGGGGGGCCACCAGCATCCAGGGGGCCAAGCAGCACATCCTGCAG ATCTGCGCCAACCTGGACACCGCCAAAATCATGTCGTCTCAGAAGCACCGTGTCCACCTGCGGGCTCAAGTCCCTCAGCCCAGGAAGCAGTACGACGTGTCCCACGAGAGGCCGCAG GATCCCTTGGGCCAGAAGCTGAAGGAGACCATGGCCCACATCCACCAGTACCTGGACGTTGGCAGCCTGCCGCAGGACTTCGGCACCCAGAGCTACGAGCAGCGCATTGTCGAGCTGGGGAAGGAAG GAGCCCAGTCGTTCTGCCGTAAGAAGCGCACGTGCGCCCTGCACCTGCGGAAGTACAACGACGCGCTGCTGATCAATGACACGGTGCGCATGATCGATGCCTTCAACGCCCTGGACGAGTTCTACCAGCTGGAAAAGGTCACCAAGGTTCTGCAGGACCCCACGGAGCGCTTCCTCGTCAGCACCTTCGAGG AGATCAAGGCAGCCCTGCTGGCTCTGACCAGCGACCCGCGCTACGAGAACCCCAAGCTGAGCAAGCTGGAGGAGATCCTCCAGGAGCAGTTCCGGACCCTGGACCGCTCCCGCGGCATCATCTTCACCAAGACCCGCCAGAGCGCCCACGCCCTGCACAAGTGGATCCAGGAGAACGCGAAGCTGGCAAGGCTGGACATTAAGGCAGCTGTCCTGACCGGAGCCGGCTACAGCAACCAGACCAAGCACATGACCCCG aACGAGCAGCAAGACGTGATCAAGTTGTTCCGCAAGGGAGACCTCAACCTGCTCTTCTCCACCAGCGTGGCCGAAGAGGGCCTGGACATCCCAGAATGCAACATCGTGGTTCGCTATGGGCTGATGACCAACGAGATCGCCATGGTGCAG GCCAGGGGCCGCGCTCGCGCCGAGAACAGTCTGTACTCCGTCCTCGCCAAGGCCAACAGCAAGGAGGTGTCGCGGGAGCGGCTGAACGAGACCTTGGAGGAGCTCACGCAAAGAGTCATCGAAGAGGTGCAGGCCATGCCGGAGAAGAAGTACCGGGACACG atcaCAGCCCTGCAGCGAAGCGCCATCATTAGCCGGAAGGTGAAGAAGGCTGAAGGCAACCAGAAGCGGCAGCTGCACGACCCGGACGCCGTCCGCCTCCACTGCATAAACTGCAACATGGCCGTGTGCCACGGCAGCGACCTGCGCACCGTGGAGAAGATGCACCATGTCAACGTCAACCCAGACTTCAA GATTTACTACAATGCCACGTCCAACAACGTGGGGATTCCCCGTAACTTCAAGGACTGgaagccagggggcagcatcagCTGTGCGAATTGCGGCCAG GCCTGGGGCATGGAGATGATCTACCGCAGCGTGACGCTGCCCATCCTCTCCATCAAAAACTTCGTGGTGGCGACGCCGGACGGGAACAAACATCTCAAACAATGGAGCCGGGTGACTTTCACCATCGAGGAGTTTGACTACGTGGAGTACTGCAGCAGGAACTTGGGCATGTAA